A region from the Microcella frigidaquae genome encodes:
- a CDS encoding STAS domain-containing protein, with the protein MDITVVHHPFGVAEVTVGGRLNMVTAARMREAIEQAVDANHPNVAVDLSQVVFLDSSGLGALVAGLKSVRASGGDLRLVRPAEQAQLVLELTNMGSVLKSFDSVGAAFPHA; encoded by the coding sequence ATGGATATCACGGTGGTGCACCACCCCTTCGGGGTCGCCGAGGTCACAGTCGGCGGGCGCCTCAACATGGTGACGGCCGCGCGCATGCGCGAGGCCATCGAGCAAGCGGTCGACGCCAACCACCCGAACGTCGCGGTCGACCTCTCGCAGGTCGTGTTCCTCGACTCCTCGGGGCTGGGTGCGCTCGTGGCGGGTCTCAAGTCGGTGCGGGCATCCGGCGGCGATCTGCGCCTCGTGCGACCGGCCGAGCAGGCCCAGCTCGTGCTCGAGCTCACCAACATGGGCTCGGTGCTGAAGAGCTTCGACTCGGTCGGCGCCGCCTTCCCGCATGCCTGA
- a CDS encoding Bax inhibitor-1/YccA family protein — MATSNPAFSNSPAFSQSATKAIQWTQEPSAQQLDELYARSAATPDAMGRMTYENTIQKTVLAFVVLLATAAVGWFIPALMLPAAIVGFVLALVNIFKKEPSPALVLAYTAAQGLFVGGISMFFESAWPGIVTQAVIGTFAVVGVTLALFASGKIRASKRATQIFLVAMIGYAVFSLINMGLMLFGVTDDPWGLRGIEGPFGIPLGVIIGVFVILLAAYSLVLDFDAVKTGVERGAPAKYGWTAAFGIMVTVIWLYLEILRLLAILRGE; from the coding sequence ATGGCCACTTCCAACCCCGCTTTCTCCAACTCCCCTGCGTTCTCGCAGAGCGCCACCAAGGCGATCCAGTGGACGCAGGAGCCCTCCGCCCAGCAGCTCGACGAGCTGTACGCCCGCTCGGCAGCGACGCCCGACGCCATGGGCCGCATGACCTACGAGAACACGATCCAGAAGACCGTGCTGGCCTTCGTCGTGCTGCTCGCGACCGCGGCGGTCGGGTGGTTCATCCCGGCGCTCATGCTGCCCGCCGCGATCGTCGGTTTCGTGCTCGCGCTCGTGAACATCTTCAAGAAGGAGCCGTCACCGGCTCTCGTGCTCGCCTACACCGCGGCGCAGGGCCTGTTCGTCGGCGGCATCTCGATGTTCTTCGAGTCGGCCTGGCCCGGCATCGTCACCCAGGCGGTCATCGGCACCTTCGCCGTCGTCGGCGTGACGCTCGCCCTGTTCGCGAGCGGCAAGATCCGCGCCTCGAAGCGCGCCACGCAGATCTTCCTCGTCGCGATGATCGGCTACGCCGTCTTCTCGCTCATCAACATGGGCCTGATGCTGTTCGGCGTCACCGATGACCCGTGGGGTCTGCGCGGCATCGAGGGACCGTTCGGCATCCCGCTGGGCGTCATCATCGGCGTCTTCGTGATCCTGCTCGCGGCGTACTCGCTCGTGCTCGACTTCGACGCGGTGAAGACCGGCGTCGAGCGCGGCGCTCCCGCCAAGTACGGCTGGACGGCCGCCTTCGGCATCATGGTCACCGTCATCTGGCTCTACCTGGAGATCCTGCGCCTGCTGGCGATCCTCCGCGGCGAGTAG
- a CDS encoding ATP-dependent helicase: MSTPASASVADADPLLDGLNPQQRTAVLSRAQALLIVAGAGSGKTAVLTRRVARLIRDRELWPSQILAITFTNKAAAEMRERVELLVGREAAQGMWISTFHSACVRILRREAEQFGFGAAFTIYDSADSRALIKRLVKEMQADTMGFTVSAVAGKISRLKNELVDAEGYSRQLNPNDPTEVMFLELFRRYTAELRRANAFDFDDLIAQTVYLFRAFPKVAALYQRRFRHILIDEYQDTNHAQYALIRELTRPVEPVHVPADTRVELDASGGIPGASLTVVGDSDQSIYAFRGADIRNIVEFERDFAGAEVVLLEQNYRSTQTILDAANAVIANNFDRIAKNLFTAVGAGEKIVGFTGYTQHDEAQFVADEIQKLHEAGTPYSQIAVFYRTNAQTRALEEIFIRAGLPYRVLGGTKFYERAEIKDLMAYLIAVANPADGLAMRRILNTPKRGIGPATETALANHADELGGTMHDALRDAAALGLGPKVTTAILDLAAILDRAADSIGTALVPDLLTGIIEATGYLAALRASRDPQDEARAENVEELVAVTRDFQKNNPEGRLVDFLTEVALVAAADDLDDSSGTVSLMTLHTAKGLEYDAVFITGVEENLLPHQMSAAEPGGPAEERRLFYVGITRARKVLHLSLAMTRSTFGDTQVASPSRYLQEIPGELIDWRDSPGMGARSSTRSLGTGRDGFRYSASLPPAGKPKTEWANRVTASVRDNGDLTLAVGDRIRHVDFGDGTVSAVTGVGPKSIAEVQFDTAGRKRLLIKIAPIEKL; encoded by the coding sequence ATGAGCACCCCCGCCTCCGCATCCGTGGCCGACGCCGACCCTCTGCTCGACGGGCTGAACCCGCAGCAGCGCACCGCGGTGCTGAGCCGGGCGCAGGCGCTGCTCATCGTCGCCGGCGCCGGGTCGGGCAAGACCGCCGTCCTCACGCGCCGGGTCGCCCGGCTGATCCGCGACCGCGAGCTCTGGCCGAGCCAGATCCTCGCCATCACCTTCACCAACAAGGCCGCGGCCGAGATGCGCGAGCGCGTCGAGCTGCTCGTGGGGCGCGAGGCGGCGCAGGGCATGTGGATCTCGACGTTCCACTCGGCCTGCGTGCGCATCCTGCGGCGCGAGGCCGAGCAGTTCGGCTTCGGCGCCGCGTTCACGATCTACGACTCGGCCGACTCGCGGGCGCTCATCAAGCGGCTCGTGAAGGAGATGCAGGCCGACACGATGGGCTTCACGGTGAGCGCCGTCGCGGGCAAGATCTCGCGGCTCAAGAACGAGCTCGTCGACGCCGAGGGCTACAGCCGCCAGCTCAACCCGAACGACCCGACCGAGGTCATGTTCCTCGAACTATTCCGGCGCTACACGGCCGAGCTGCGGCGCGCGAACGCCTTCGACTTCGACGACCTCATCGCGCAGACCGTCTACCTGTTCCGCGCCTTCCCGAAGGTCGCGGCGCTCTACCAGCGGCGCTTCCGGCACATCCTCATCGACGAGTACCAAGACACTAACCACGCCCAATACGCCCTCATCCGCGAGCTGACCCGGCCGGTCGAGCCCGTGCACGTGCCCGCCGATACCCGGGTCGAGCTCGACGCGAGCGGGGGCATCCCCGGTGCCAGCCTCACGGTCGTCGGCGACTCCGACCAGTCGATCTACGCCTTCCGCGGCGCCGACATCCGCAACATCGTCGAGTTCGAGCGCGACTTCGCGGGCGCCGAGGTCGTGCTGCTCGAGCAGAACTACCGCTCGACCCAGACGATCCTCGACGCGGCCAACGCGGTCATCGCCAACAACTTCGACCGCATCGCCAAGAACCTGTTCACGGCCGTCGGCGCGGGCGAGAAGATCGTCGGCTTCACGGGCTACACGCAGCACGACGAGGCGCAGTTCGTCGCCGACGAGATCCAGAAGCTGCATGAGGCGGGCACGCCCTACAGCCAGATCGCCGTGTTCTACCGCACCAACGCCCAGACCCGCGCGCTGGAGGAGATCTTCATCCGCGCCGGGCTGCCCTACCGCGTGCTGGGCGGCACGAAGTTCTACGAGCGCGCCGAGATCAAAGACCTCATGGCCTACCTCATCGCGGTGGCGAACCCGGCCGACGGCCTCGCCATGCGGCGCATCCTCAACACCCCGAAGCGCGGCATCGGTCCGGCGACCGAGACGGCGCTCGCCAACCATGCCGACGAGCTCGGGGGCACGATGCACGATGCGCTGCGGGATGCCGCGGCGCTCGGTCTCGGGCCCAAAGTGACCACGGCCATCCTCGACCTCGCCGCGATCCTCGACCGCGCCGCCGACTCGATCGGCACGGCCCTGGTGCCGGATCTGCTCACGGGCATCATCGAGGCGACCGGGTACCTCGCCGCCCTGCGCGCGAGCCGCGACCCGCAAGACGAGGCGCGGGCGGAGAACGTGGAAGAGCTCGTGGCGGTGACCCGCGACTTCCAGAAGAACAACCCGGAGGGTCGGCTCGTCGACTTTCTCACCGAGGTGGCCCTCGTCGCCGCCGCCGACGACCTCGACGACTCGAGCGGCACGGTCTCGCTCATGACCCTGCACACCGCGAAGGGGCTCGAGTACGACGCCGTCTTCATCACGGGGGTGGAGGAGAACCTGCTGCCGCACCAGATGAGCGCGGCCGAGCCGGGCGGACCGGCCGAGGAGCGCCGGCTGTTCTACGTCGGCATCACGCGCGCCCGCAAGGTGCTGCACCTGAGCCTCGCGATGACGCGCTCGACCTTCGGCGACACCCAGGTCGCGAGTCCGAGCCGGTACCTGCAGGAGATCCCGGGCGAGCTCATCGACTGGCGCGACTCGCCCGGCATGGGCGCCCGCTCGAGCACGCGCAGCCTCGGCACGGGCCGCGATGGCTTCCGCTACTCGGCGTCTTTGCCGCCCGCCGGCAAGCCCAAGACCGAGTGGGCCAACCGGGTCACGGCGAGCGTGCGCGACAACGGCGACCTGACGCTCGCGGTCGGCGACCGCATCCGCCACGTCGACTTCGGCGACGGCACCGTGAGCGCGGTGACCGGCGTGGGGCCCAAGAGCATCGCCGAGGTGCAGTTCGACACCGCGGGGCGCAAGCGCCTCCTCATAAAAATCGCTCCGATCGAAAAGCTGTAG
- a CDS encoding glycerophosphodiester phosphodiesterase family protein — protein MTEHTPETAREHPRPLVVAHRGASGYRPEHTAAAYRLALALGAEAIEPDIVATRDGELVLRHENEISGTTDVADRPEFADRRTTREIDGQRLTGWFTEDFTWAELSTLRARERLPQVRGASTRFDGHYPLVRLRDLLGMLAEAAPAPSGAPVRLVAEVKHATYFASIGLPLDELLAAELAPWAAAHPGRLVVEAFEQTVLGQLQQRGLPAEYVYLLEKAGSPADLVARYGRAALSYAGHLTTAGLARLRAAGIDGISVDTALLVKAAPKETDRPGSAWHSIGGGLAASDLVDRAHAAGLGVYTWTLRPENRFLPAPCRVGSTGAAHGDWHSWFGALMRTGLDGVFADHPDLALEVRAAL, from the coding sequence GTGACCGAGCACACGCCCGAGACCGCGCGCGAGCATCCGCGCCCCCTCGTCGTCGCGCATCGCGGGGCGAGCGGCTACCGGCCCGAGCACACCGCGGCCGCCTACCGGCTCGCGCTCGCCCTCGGGGCCGAGGCCATCGAGCCCGACATCGTGGCCACGCGCGACGGCGAGCTCGTGCTGCGGCACGAGAACGAGATCTCGGGCACCACCGACGTCGCCGACCGGCCCGAGTTCGCCGATCGGCGCACGACGCGCGAGATCGACGGGCAGCGGCTCACCGGCTGGTTCACCGAGGACTTCACCTGGGCCGAGCTGAGCACTCTCCGCGCGCGCGAGCGGCTGCCGCAGGTGCGGGGCGCCTCGACCCGGTTCGACGGGCACTACCCGCTCGTGCGGCTTCGCGACCTGCTCGGGATGCTCGCCGAGGCCGCACCGGCTCCCTCGGGCGCGCCCGTGCGCCTCGTCGCCGAGGTCAAGCACGCCACCTACTTCGCGAGCATCGGCCTGCCGCTCGACGAGCTGCTGGCGGCCGAGCTCGCGCCGTGGGCGGCGGCGCATCCGGGCCGCCTGGTGGTCGAGGCCTTCGAGCAGACGGTGCTCGGGCAGCTGCAGCAGCGCGGCCTGCCCGCCGAGTATGTGTACCTGCTCGAGAAGGCGGGCAGCCCGGCCGACCTCGTCGCGCGCTACGGCCGCGCCGCGCTCTCGTACGCGGGGCATCTGACGACCGCGGGGCTCGCCCGGCTGCGCGCCGCCGGTATCGACGGCATCAGCGTCGACACGGCACTGCTCGTGAAGGCCGCACCGAAGGAGACCGACCGGCCCGGCTCGGCCTGGCACTCGATCGGCGGCGGGCTCGCCGCCTCCGACCTCGTCGACCGCGCGCACGCGGCCGGCCTCGGCGTCTACACCTGGACCCTCCGGCCCGAGAACCGCTTCCTCCCCGCACCCTGCCGGGTGGGCTCGACGGGGGCGGCGCACGGCGACTGGCACAGCTGGTTCGGCGCCCTCATGCGCACCGGTCTCGACGGCGTGTTCGCCGACCACCCCGACCTCGCGCTCGAGGTGCGCGCGGCCCTCTGA
- a CDS encoding type IV toxin-antitoxin system AbiEi family antitoxin domain-containing protein: MTSIEQLIRRAGGAIATHELHAAGITRTSIVKLLDAGRMHRVRQGWYALPDIAPVVRRAVRVGGVLTCATALSAHGFWSVSDRGTHVRVPRNACRLRSAEDSRRRLSDRPTMVTVHWRDGFPERRRLVASPEDALDDWFRCAPRDWALGGLDSVIRTRPVDRERLLERYGVSEWEGVDGRCESGTENVFYRRMLRLGIHPWRQVRIPGSSPFDFLIGSRLLVEVDGATFHDEADQFARDRAKDAFAHALGYLPLRFSHDQVIHGWTHVEAAVLSVVGRGDHLR; the protein is encoded by the coding sequence ATGACCTCGATCGAGCAACTGATCCGCCGCGCGGGCGGCGCTATCGCGACTCATGAGTTGCACGCCGCAGGCATCACTCGCACGAGCATCGTGAAGCTCCTCGACGCGGGCCGCATGCATCGCGTGCGGCAGGGGTGGTACGCGCTGCCGGACATCGCGCCGGTCGTGCGCCGGGCTGTCCGCGTGGGTGGCGTCCTCACCTGCGCCACAGCTCTCAGCGCCCATGGCTTCTGGTCCGTCTCCGACCGCGGCACCCACGTGCGCGTCCCGCGCAACGCGTGCCGCCTGCGCAGCGCTGAAGACTCCCGCCGTCGGCTCTCCGATCGACCGACGATGGTCACCGTTCATTGGCGCGATGGTTTCCCTGAGAGGCGCCGCCTGGTTGCGAGCCCTGAGGATGCACTCGACGACTGGTTCCGATGCGCTCCCCGCGATTGGGCCTTGGGCGGACTCGACTCCGTCATCCGCACGAGGCCGGTCGACCGGGAGAGACTCCTCGAGCGATATGGCGTGTCGGAGTGGGAGGGCGTCGACGGACGCTGCGAGTCAGGCACCGAGAACGTCTTCTATCGGCGGATGCTGAGGCTGGGCATCCACCCATGGAGACAGGTGCGCATTCCCGGGTCGAGCCCCTTCGACTTCCTGATCGGGTCCCGGCTCCTGGTGGAGGTTGACGGGGCGACCTTCCACGACGAGGCCGACCAGTTCGCCCGCGACAGGGCGAAGGATGCCTTCGCCCATGCCCTCGGGTATCTCCCCCTGCGCTTCAGCCACGACCAGGTGATTCACGGCTGGACCCACGTTGAGGCCGCAGTGCTCTCCGTCGTTGGGCGCGGCGACCACCTCCGCTGA
- the guaA gene encoding glutamine-hydrolyzing GMP synthase — MSDTAHRPVLVVDFGAQYAQLIARRVREAGVYSEIVPHSITAAEVAAKNPAGIVLSGGPSSVYEPGSPSLDPGILALGLPVMGICYGFQVMAQQLGGEVAQTGRREYGATTMTVHGDGGALLAEQPPTQTTWMSHGDSVARAPEGFTVLASTADTPVAAFADDERKLYGVQWHPEVKHSEYGQRVLENFLHRAAGIPADWNSGNVIAEQVERIRAQIGDARVICGLSGGVDSAVAAALVHEAVGDQLVCVFVDHGLLRADERRQVEEDYVAATGIRLVTVDAREQFLTALAGVTEPETKRKIIGREFIRTFEQAAADLVAEAADEGGSIDFLVQGTLYPDIVESGHGSGTATIKSHHNVGGLPDDLQFALVEPLRALFKDEVRAIGRELGLPAEIVNRQPFPGPGLGIRIIGEVTQERLDLLREADAIVRAELTAAGLDAEIWQCPVVLLADVRSVGVQGDGRTYGHPIVLRPVSSEDAMTADWTRLPYDVLARISNRITNEVAGVNRVVLDVTSKPPGTIEWE; from the coding sequence GTGAGCGACACCGCGCACCGCCCCGTCCTCGTCGTCGATTTCGGCGCCCAGTACGCCCAGCTGATCGCCCGCCGCGTGCGCGAGGCCGGTGTCTACAGCGAGATCGTGCCGCACAGCATCACGGCCGCCGAGGTCGCCGCGAAGAACCCGGCCGGCATCGTGCTCTCCGGCGGCCCCTCGAGCGTCTACGAGCCGGGCTCGCCGAGCCTCGACCCGGGCATCCTCGCCCTCGGCCTGCCCGTGATGGGCATCTGCTACGGCTTCCAGGTGATGGCCCAGCAGCTCGGCGGCGAGGTCGCGCAGACCGGCCGCCGCGAGTACGGCGCCACGACCATGACCGTGCACGGCGACGGCGGCGCGCTGCTCGCCGAGCAGCCGCCCACCCAGACCACCTGGATGAGCCACGGCGACTCCGTCGCCCGCGCCCCCGAGGGTTTCACGGTGCTCGCCTCGACCGCCGACACCCCCGTCGCGGCCTTCGCCGACGATGAGCGCAAACTCTACGGCGTGCAGTGGCACCCCGAGGTCAAGCACTCCGAGTACGGCCAGCGCGTGCTCGAGAACTTCCTGCACCGCGCGGCGGGCATCCCCGCCGACTGGAACAGCGGCAACGTCATCGCCGAGCAGGTCGAGCGCATCCGTGCCCAGATCGGCGACGCCCGCGTCATCTGCGGCCTCTCCGGCGGCGTCGACTCGGCCGTCGCGGCCGCGCTCGTGCACGAGGCGGTCGGCGACCAGCTGGTCTGCGTCTTCGTCGACCACGGCCTGCTGCGCGCCGACGAGCGCCGCCAGGTCGAGGAGGACTACGTCGCGGCGACGGGCATCCGTCTGGTGACGGTGGATGCTCGCGAGCAGTTCCTCACCGCCCTCGCGGGCGTGACCGAGCCCGAGACCAAGCGCAAGATCATCGGCCGCGAGTTCATCCGCACCTTCGAGCAGGCCGCCGCCGACCTGGTCGCGGAGGCGGCCGACGAGGGGGGATCGATCGACTTTCTCGTGCAGGGCACGCTCTACCCCGACATCGTCGAGTCGGGCCACGGCTCGGGCACCGCGACCATCAAGAGCCACCACAACGTGGGCGGCCTGCCCGACGATCTGCAGTTCGCGCTCGTCGAGCCCCTGCGCGCCCTGTTCAAGGACGAGGTGCGCGCCATCGGCCGCGAGCTCGGCCTGCCGGCGGAGATCGTGAACCGTCAGCCGTTCCCGGGCCCGGGTCTGGGCATCCGCATCATCGGCGAGGTGACGCAGGAGCGCCTCGACCTGCTGCGCGAAGCCGACGCGATCGTCCGCGCCGAGTTGACGGCGGCGGGCCTGGATGCGGAGATCTGGCAGTGCCCGGTCGTGCTGCTCGCCGACGTGCGGTCGGTGGGCGTGCAGGGTGACGGCCGCACCTATGGGCACCCGATCGTGCTGCGACCGGTCAGCTCGGAGGACGCGATGACCGCCGACTGGACCCGCCTGCCCTACGACGTGCTCGCCCGCATCTCGAACCGCATCACCAACGAGGTCGCCGGCGTCAACCGGGTCGTGCTCGACGTCACGTCGAAGCCGCCGGGAACGATCGAGTGGGAGTGA
- a CDS encoding DUF4190 domain-containing protein translates to MSDPTAPEPVAEPALEAVSAPEPALEAVPAAEPSAAAERRPRAAHAARLNPLAVAALVLGILLSPLAALFGHLAVGQIRRSEGRERGRTIAWVAVGLGYLWLTALFLVAVGLSVALGGGVLEGGLLDDLLGGLLGRVLGG, encoded by the coding sequence ATGAGCGACCCGACCGCGCCCGAGCCGGTGGCGGAGCCTGCGCTGGAGGCGGTATCAGCGCCGGAGCCTGCGCTGGAGGCGGTACCGGCGGCGGAGCCGTCCGCGGCGGCCGAGCGCCGCCCGCGGGCCGCGCACGCCGCGCGCCTCAACCCCCTCGCGGTCGCGGCGCTCGTGCTGGGCATCCTGCTCAGCCCGCTGGCGGCGCTGTTCGGCCACCTCGCGGTCGGGCAGATCCGGCGCTCGGAGGGCCGCGAGCGCGGCCGGACGATCGCCTGGGTCGCGGTGGGCCTCGGCTACCTCTGGCTGACCGCGCTGTTCCTCGTCGCCGTCGGACTCTCGGTCGCGCTCGGCGGCGGCGTTCTCGAGGGCGGCCTGCTCGACGATCTGCTGGGCGGCCTGCTCGGGCGGGTGCTCGGGGGATGA
- a CDS encoding SpoIIE family protein phosphatase — translation MPEVVSRSFRLHCPPDTVDTLQDLLATIWAQTPHLDAADRMAAELSIVELAANVMEHANNGEPVSFTISIVVYDDRIEATATDEGVVDHVDLRDRAMPDQYAERGRGLPIMQALSDSVEHRRIEGFNHWTVVRGRRHGGAPPRKAMPSISIAGVIDEMARQRALDDMGILDTPPEERFDRVTRLARQLFGVETAAVNLIDGDRQWAKSVSGIGPVEMPRDESMCTVTIQHDEPLVVPDLSADPAHAHKMVPGLINFYAGFPLYAPGGERIGAFCVYDSQPRHFSARETEMLRDLAGWVQQELTVSQELSRASEVQQGLLPQQLLSLPGWKTAGVCIPARAVGGDFYDWYPVGEGAALTLADAMGKGIAAAIIAATVRAVLRSAARFGDVAGAVDAASAALTVDLDNAGVFVTAFHSRLDMDSGVLSYVDAGHGLSIVARADGSSQRLRSTAPPLGVDPETEWQVQTVQLDPGDTLIVVSDGVLDLYDGTLHSLDNLVTLALLAQDPWEIIEAIRARARGASSDDVTVLIVRRDDAD, via the coding sequence ATGCCTGAGGTCGTCTCGCGGTCGTTCCGGCTGCACTGCCCGCCCGACACGGTCGACACGCTGCAAGACCTGCTCGCGACGATCTGGGCGCAGACCCCGCACCTCGACGCGGCCGACCGCATGGCGGCCGAGCTCTCGATCGTCGAGCTCGCGGCCAACGTCATGGAGCACGCGAACAACGGCGAGCCCGTGAGCTTCACGATCTCGATCGTGGTCTACGACGACCGCATCGAGGCCACGGCGACCGATGAGGGCGTGGTCGATCACGTCGACCTGCGCGATCGCGCGATGCCCGACCAGTACGCCGAGCGCGGTCGGGGGCTGCCGATCATGCAGGCGCTCTCCGACAGCGTCGAGCACCGGCGCATCGAGGGCTTCAACCACTGGACGGTCGTGCGTGGCCGTCGCCACGGCGGCGCCCCACCGCGCAAGGCGATGCCCTCGATCTCGATCGCCGGCGTCATCGACGAGATGGCGCGCCAGCGCGCGCTCGACGACATGGGCATTCTCGACACCCCGCCCGAGGAGCGCTTCGATCGCGTCACGCGTCTCGCGCGCCAGCTGTTCGGCGTCGAGACCGCGGCGGTCAACCTCATCGACGGCGACCGGCAGTGGGCGAAGTCGGTGTCGGGCATCGGGCCCGTCGAGATGCCGCGCGACGAGTCGATGTGCACTGTCACCATCCAGCACGACGAGCCGCTCGTGGTTCCCGACCTCTCGGCCGATCCCGCCCACGCCCACAAGATGGTGCCGGGGCTCATCAACTTCTACGCCGGGTTCCCGCTCTACGCCCCCGGCGGCGAGCGAATCGGCGCGTTCTGCGTCTACGACTCGCAGCCGCGGCACTTCTCGGCGCGCGAGACCGAGATGCTGCGCGACCTCGCCGGCTGGGTGCAGCAGGAGCTGACGGTGAGCCAAGAGCTCAGCCGGGCATCCGAAGTGCAGCAGGGCCTGCTGCCGCAGCAGCTGCTGAGCCTCCCGGGCTGGAAGACCGCGGGCGTCTGCATTCCGGCACGTGCTGTCGGTGGCGATTTCTACGACTGGTACCCCGTGGGCGAGGGTGCCGCGCTCACGCTCGCCGACGCCATGGGCAAGGGCATCGCGGCGGCCATCATCGCGGCGACCGTGCGCGCGGTGCTGCGATCGGCGGCCCGCTTCGGCGATGTCGCGGGTGCCGTCGACGCGGCATCCGCGGCCCTCACCGTCGACCTCGACAACGCGGGCGTCTTCGTCACCGCCTTCCACTCGCGGCTCGATATGGACTCGGGAGTGCTGAGTTACGTGGATGCGGGGCACGGCCTCTCGATCGTCGCGCGCGCCGACGGCAGCTCTCAGCGCCTGCGGTCGACCGCCCCGCCGCTCGGCGTCGACCCGGAGACCGAGTGGCAGGTGCAGACCGTGCAGCTCGACCCGGGCGACACGCTCATCGTCGTCAGCGACGGCGTGCTCGACCTCTACGACGGCACGCTGCACTCGCTCGACAACCTCGTGACCCTCGCCCTGCTCGCGCAGGATCCGTGGGAGATCATCGAGGCCATCCGGGCGCGGGCGCGCGGCGCGAGCAGCGACGACGTCACGGTGCTGATCGTGCGGCGCGACGACGCCGACTGA
- a CDS encoding DUF3817 domain-containing protein: MAFGPQPSDIPLIRRALAVYKVSSVLTGTFLLGLVVMMVTRYGFGVDIEFNGASGQLLALTDPDAITGVNVSILLLAVHGWLYVLYLACDFLLWRLLRWPFWKFVWIAMGGIVPLLSFFFERQVPRQIEAIIADLEARTAASDSAAGTGAGVSEVSA; the protein is encoded by the coding sequence ATGGCGTTCGGCCCTCAGCCCTCAGACATCCCGCTCATCCGCCGCGCCCTCGCGGTCTACAAGGTCTCGTCGGTGCTCACCGGCACCTTCCTGCTCGGACTCGTCGTCATGATGGTGACCCGGTACGGCTTCGGCGTCGACATCGAGTTCAACGGCGCTTCGGGCCAGCTGCTCGCCCTGACCGACCCCGACGCGATCACCGGCGTCAACGTGTCGATCCTGCTGCTCGCCGTGCACGGCTGGCTGTACGTGCTCTACCTCGCCTGCGACTTCCTGCTCTGGCGCCTGCTGCGGTGGCCATTCTGGAAGTTCGTCTGGATCGCCATGGGCGGCATCGTCCCGCTGCTGTCGTTCTTCTTCGAGCGGCAGGTGCCGCGCCAGATCGAGGCGATCATCGCCGATCTCGAGGCGCGCACCGCCGCGTCCGACTCCGCGGCCGGTACCGGGGCCGGCGTGAGCGAGGTCTCCGCGTGA
- a CDS encoding SURF1 family cytochrome oxidase biogenesis protein: MSDAVVSAPGFWRIARRPRWIAALLLALGIAGGFAALGQWQLERSLESTAEDTRDTETPVPLTSVAEPQQVMTTEASGRLVTVSGTWAEGDDLVVTGRLSGDDGSGTRGEPGDWIIRHLVTDSGASLAVAVGYGEVGAGIPNLPSGEAELTGRYVPSESPQVSDFEAGERTAIAVAELINLWASVDTVYSGYLVLDEAPPGLSTIAAPPPEAPTELNLLNLFYAIEWVIFGGFAIYLWWRLVKDEQEKEQARAADPEGAGPERAEPEPARSAGREAAQTAALD; encoded by the coding sequence GTGTCTGACGCGGTCGTGAGCGCGCCCGGCTTCTGGCGCATCGCCCGGCGCCCGCGCTGGATCGCGGCCCTGCTGCTCGCGCTCGGCATCGCGGGCGGGTTCGCCGCCCTCGGCCAGTGGCAGCTCGAGCGCTCGCTCGAGTCGACGGCCGAGGACACCCGCGACACCGAGACGCCGGTGCCCCTCACGTCGGTGGCCGAGCCGCAGCAGGTCATGACCACCGAGGCCAGCGGCCGGCTCGTGACCGTGAGCGGCACGTGGGCCGAGGGCGACGACCTCGTCGTCACCGGCCGGCTCAGCGGCGACGACGGCTCCGGCACCCGGGGCGAGCCGGGCGACTGGATCATCCGGCACCTCGTGACCGACAGCGGCGCGAGCCTCGCCGTGGCCGTGGGCTACGGGGAGGTCGGAGCGGGCATCCCGAACCTGCCGTCGGGGGAGGCGGAGCTCACCGGGCGCTACGTACCCAGCGAGTCACCGCAGGTCAGCGACTTCGAGGCGGGGGAGCGCACCGCGATCGCGGTGGCCGAGCTGATCAACCTGTGGGCGTCGGTCGACACGGTGTACTCGGGCTACCTCGTGCTCGACGAGGCGCCGCCGGGTCTCTCGACGATCGCCGCCCCGCCGCCGGAGGCGCCGACCGAGCTGAACCTGCTGAACCTGTTCTACGCGATCGAGTGGGTGATCTTCGGCGGCTTCGCCATCTACCTGTGGTGGCGGCTGGTGAAGGATGAGCAGGAGAAGGAGCAGGCGCGCGCCGCCGACCCCGAGGGTGCCGGGCCCGAGCGTGCCGAGCCCGAGCCTGCCCGGTCTGCGGGCCGAGAAGCCGCTCAGACCGCGGCTCTAGACTGA